In the genome of Arabidopsis thaliana chromosome 4, partial sequence, the window CTGCGGATCATCATGAGGGTGGATGAGCATGGAGTCAACAGTTTTGTTATGTTCATCATCTCATGGAGACATTACTGAATAACTGAATAGTAATGTCTTTGTTATGTTCATCTCATGGAGTCAACAGTTTTGTAGTCATGTTGTCTTCTTCGCCGGCACCTGAATTGAGGTTTACTATCTGAGAATTTCGTCTCACCAGACATCCCCATTGTTGAATCTGTATCTGctccaaatccaaaacactcACCAATCactaaacatatcaaaatacCAAGTACATACATATCCATTTCAGACAATGACCTAACATGATAAGAACCCAATTCCACAATGTACAATCATTATTTCATTCCCTAACCCAAATTTGACAACTTTCTGACAATTCCTATGAGGCAATGCCATAATAGACAAGCAGAGCAAAATCAGACTCATTTTCATCAGAAGAAATAACACTAAAGTTGTCATCTTTAATCTAATCAATGATGATCAATCTCCAAATCTTCATAGCAAAAACCACGAATCTCAAGATGGAACACAATTGCTATAAAAAGTCTCTGAATTTAATACCTCCCCAAAACAATGGCttgacatcttcttcttcatcatcaaattcatcacCATAGCCAAACTCAGCATCACCTCTGTAACCAGGCTCACTCCCATACCCAGATTCATTCCCCATTGGATCAACTCCATTAGcaaatccaaatccaccagAAGCTTCCTTCTCTCCACCAGAATCTCGCCGCTCTCTCCGTGAATTCCTCGCCGCCTCACTCACATCAGAAGCCCAATTCGCTTCACCAAAAAGCTCTCCACTTGAATCTGTACCAACAGCGAAAGGCAAATCCGAACAAGTCCCATGAGCACCAATGGAGCAACATCTCCGAGTCCCACTCCGATCACTACTCCGACCAGACACCGATCTCGAATTACGCCGCCGCCGCTTCCTCGCTACTAACCTGAAACTTCCTCTATTGCTGTAATTGGAAGCTGATAATGTCTTCCCTCCATTGTCGTCGTCGGCGAGTGAGAGACGGCTCATAGCTTCGATGGTGAAAGAAGTGGATCGATCGGAGAAGCAAGGGCGTTTGGGAGTAAAGGAGTGAAACCCATTGGTCTGCGGTGGTTGGTCAGATGAGTCTAGGGTTTTGGAGCGGTGAAATGGTCGCCATGAGAGAAGCTGTGAAGTGCATGATTCAATAGAGCTTCGTGATGACTCTAGATGTTTCGGAGACATTGTTAAAGGTAACAACTTTCCAGATCACAAAAAgcgaaaatgaaaaaagaaaaatccttTTGAGTGAATCTGAAATTGGGAATGGATCtgtgttgttttcaagttCTTTGAGAATATCGAGTAGTGAAGATTTGGAGTTGTTCTTTTGGGTTTAAGAGCTTTTGATTGAAGATTACGATTTGTTGCAAAACGGGTCAAATGTATTTTATACGGTCAAGACACAATGTATTTTAATACGTACCCGGTCGGTCACGTGACTCACGTGATGATCTCTATGGTATTCGAAAGCCCTAGTCAGATTTCAATTTTcgcctttcttcttctcttccatcgGAATTTTCTCTCAGGTGATCGGAATCGTTACTGGAATTTTAGTTCATATATAGACGATCAATCAAACCTCTTTAGTTTTCCTTAGGTTAATCGTTATccaatgagttttttttgtgtgtgatcGCTTCTTTGTTTCGATCTATTGACGTTTCGAatctcaattttgattttggtataGGAAAGAAATAAATGAGCAGCCGTTCGAGTAGAACGATTTACGTCGGGAACCTTCCCGGCGATATCCGTGAAAGAGAAGTTGAAGACTTGTTCAGTAAGGTAAATTACTCGTTTCTCCTAATTTAAGAACTCAGAACTCAGGATCGAATTTTGTGTTATGTGATGAATATGTCTTTACAAGATTTGCATGTGAAAGAAATTGAATGCATCTTCGGAATTGTTGGATTCTGATTTTATTTGGAAGAAGTTTCCTTAAGAATTGTTcttccttattttttttgaagtatgGACCTGTTGTTCAAATCGATTTGAAGATTCCGCCGAGGCCTCCAGGCTATGCATTCGTCGAGGTCAGATTTTTTATGCAACCACATGTTTTATAAAGGCTTGTTGTTGATTTTACAGTTAGGCTCTTCGTTGTTGTTGAGTGTTCATGAGTTTTCAAATGTTGGGAGATACTACCACTAATGTTTTGTGATATATGTGATTTAGTTTGAGGATGCTCGTGATGCTGATGATGCAATTTATGGCCGTGATGGTTATGACTTTGATGGGCATCATTTACGGGTTTGTTAATCATcaaatttcagaatttttACACAAACTTTGTATTGTTGACTGGTAGCCAAACATAATTTATGTGTGTTGGCCATTGCAGGTGGAACTAGCTCATGGTGGGAGGCGTTCATCACATGATGCACGCGGTAGTTATagtggtcgtggtcgtggcGGTCGTGGTGGTGGTGACGGTGGTGGTCGTGAACGTGGACCATCTAGGAGATCAGAGTACCGCGGTACATATGATATGTTTAGCTTTAGTGTATTCATAAGTTTTAGGAGAAATCACTAAATTAAGATTTTCCACTATACAGTTGTAGTGTCAGGTTTGCCTTCATCTGCGTCCTGGCAAGACCTCAAGGTGATTACACAGTTGTGGACAGATTCCTCATTGTCGTTCCTATATTTTCTACGATTTCTGAATGTTGACATATCACTTTGTTTTGAAGGATCACATGCGTAAAGGAGgagaagtttgtttttctcaagTGTTTCGTGATGGTAGAGGTAAATCCTCATGTCTTACCCAAGAATAGAGATGTGTCTAAAGCTGTTTGGGTTTTCTGCCTTTAAATCCTGTTTTAACTAGTCTGTGCATGctttaaaaaatctatatcGTGGACTATTTATTTACAGGTACAACTGGAATTGTAGATTATACCAGCTACGAGGACATGAAATATGCGGTGAGatgtttttcttcctcttcatattatttgattttctgtgTGGGACTGTGGCTGAGAATGTGTTCATCCTTGATTACTCATGAttatattctttattttgtcCAGATAAAAAAAGCTCGATGACACAGAGTTTCGGAATGCGTTTTCTCATGAATATGTTCGGGTATGTTAAAGACAAGAATTCTGAGAGCTGCATTCGTTTTTATTGCACTTAACATTTCCCTATGTCATTACAGGTTAGAGAATATGATTCAAGGAGGGATTCGAGGAGCCCCAGCCGTGGAAGATCCTATTCTAAGAGCCGCAGCCGTGGACGGAGTCCCAGCCGTAGTCGTAGCCGCAGCAGAAGCAGGAGCAAGAGCAGAAGTCCAAAGGCTAAATCTTTGCGTAGATCGCCTGCAAAATCTACATCGAGATCTCCTCGCTCTCGCTCCCGCTCTAAGTCGAGGTCACTGTCTCCACGAGGGTATGCTTCATTTCTTCTATAATGTTTATGCTAAAATATCCAACATAAAACATAACATAGGCTCTATTTAGCTCTTCCCTTGAAGTTTGGTGACATCACATTAAAAGATGTCACTGGGATGACTCCGAGTTGTTGATTGAGAATGATGATTGCTTCTAGTTAAGGGTACACGATTTATTTCCTTTGAAAGTCTGGTCTTTTATAATTATAGTGTTGAgaatggttttgtttcttagatATGGATATACATACAATCAACTAAAATATGGGAAATAGTATCTGGATCATGGATGTCTTGGTTGGTTGTACACAACTGTTTCGTCTCAGAGGTATATGCTCTTTCTTAGATGGGCAAGTTCGTTTTCTGATAATATCCATTGCTGCTAGATGGGTAACAGTGGAGAGACATTGGATCGCATTGATATAGTGTCATCAAAATGGACCCATCGAGCTAGGACAGATATTTTCATTACCTGCTAATCGACAAGCGATCTGGATTCTCATGGAACCGATGCTGTTCTGGACACAGGGTTTGATAGAATTAGATTTGCTTTGATATTCTCCATCTCTACCATCTGTTTTAACGAAAAGCAGGCTTGtgttggtttgattttctgCTAGAAATAGTCtgaagatatgtttttttcttttttgcttcttgtgATTGTGTTTTGATGTCTGACATGGAATGAGGCATCAAGGGTCTTGGTGAAACAGCTATTAAACACGGAAATATTGGATTTTTAAAACTGGATTTGTTTCTCGGACTTTTGCAGATCTCGTTCAAGGTCAAGATCTCCTCTACCCTCTCTAAGTCATCTATCTCTAATACACTTTTTACTCCGCTATACTATCAGCACAATATTTTCGGTTTTCAATCCATACTATCCAAAAGACATGATCTATGTCTAGCTAATTACATTCTCATCATCTGGATTGAATTGTGTGTGTTGCAGGTTCAGAAGGAAGCAAGTAAGAGCCCTAGCAAGCAGCTGAGCCCTATCCGTGGTAGGAGCAAGAGCAGAAGCAGGAGTCCATCTCGGTAATGCACACTCTTTTTAACTTGCTTGGAACATTCTCACTCTTTCTCTGAATCTCTTTCCAACTGTTTTACAGGTAAAGAAACATCTCATATCAGGTAAAAAGCTGGGTCTGTTGGAAGATTCTCATAAAGATGATCTCTCTTATGTATGAGAAGTTGAAAAACTAGTTGTGTATTTCATTCTTATTAGCTTGGGTTTGCACATGGGAATGATATATACTCAGTCATCATCAGTTTATGAGCTAAGCTCAGCTGATTTATATGACTTGCTAATATAGTTAGTGCTTAAAACGAACTATCAAAAATTACTGTCGAATACCAAACTTAATTCAAAAGCTCACAATTcgatattaaaattttgaaaacgtTCACAATAAATGAACCTAAAAAGACATGTGCATTGAACTCATTTTGATACCCGGACCCTTTACATTTTAGTTCAGTCCGTACGATGTCATTTTCGAGAGCTGTTGCGCATTACTTACTTGCCTTTGTGTGGGTGTTAGTGAATCTGTGACCCACCTTAAGAACAGTTAAGACTATTCCCGGTTTACGCGTACCGGACCCATAACAGTATAAGTGAATTTGGATAAGAAAGGAGCCGCCTAGAGAGAAGAAGGCGATCCATGGCGGAATCTGTCTTCTCTTGTATACCAGAAGACGTAgtcttcaacatcttcttcaagctCCAAGATGATCCAAGAAACTGGGCTCGTCTCGCTTGCGTCTGCACCAAATTCTCCTCAATTGTTCGAAACGTTTGTTGTAAAACTCAGTGCTACTCCGCTATCCCCACCGTCATCTCCGATCTCCTCCCTCTTCCTCCCTCCGCCGCCGCATCCGCTTCTTCATCCACCGCGGCGGATTCGTCTCTTACTCCTCCCGGTGGTTGGGCTTCTTTATACAAACTCGCTGTTTGTTGTCCTGGTCTCTTCCACGCTGGAATTCTCCTCGAAAACTCCGATTTCGGTTTAGAACGTGAGCTAGGTCCCGATCAAAACCTCGATCCGAAACCTACTACGACGGATCTAGCTCTTAACGACGAAGAAGTTTCGAAACCAGTTGGATCTGGTTTAGAAACGACTTCGTTTTGGTCTCTATATGATGATCTCTACACAGATACTATTCCCGCTCCTCCTCCCGAAGATTCAATCGacgatcaagaagaagaaatcgaaacGAGTGAGATCAGACCTGGACGAGATCTTCCGGTAAGGAAACGAAGGAAGATTTGTCGATCTCTAGGATCTCATTTAGCTTCCGGTGGCTGGAACCTTAGCCGTGAACAAGGCAACAAGCTTCTCGCGAGTAGATTCCGAGGTGATTGTCTCTACATTTGCAATTGGCCTGGGTGTATTCACGTAGAAGAGAAACGAAATTACATGTTGTTTAGAGGAGTCTTCAAGGATTTCAAAAGGTCTAGAGTTTGGAGAACGATAAACGACGGTAATCGGAGTAAGACCTCGGGTTTGAAATGCGCGTTTTGTTTGTGCGATGAGACTTGGGATTTGCATTCATCGTTTTGTTTGAGAAGAGTGTTTGGGTTTCATGATGATGGTGAACCAGTTGTGAGAGCTTATGTTTGTGAGAATGGTCATGTCTCTGGTGCTTGGACTGCTTTACCTCTCTACACTTGATAGCTCACTAGAGAGGACAGGtctttcattcttcttccacGGTCTCAAGTCTCAATCTTGTTTGATGTATTTGTAGGAATAGTGTCATTGTGTTTCAAATTCTGGTTAATGTTTAAGTAATGGTTGAAGAAAATTGGCTCAACATATTgtggttgttttgtttcaatgttGACAACATATTAGACTTCGATTCAAATGCATAAACTCTTACGTCAAAGCCAAAAATTTCAAGTCCAAGAACATTTGGAAACAATAtaacccaaaacaaaaggtaGAAGAAACTTAAACCAAGATCAAATccatagaaagaaaacagagtaccAACAACATTCATATAAAAGAGGAAGTAATTCAGAGGGTTTCATAAACCTGAAAAGCTAATAATACCATATGGTTTTTCATCATCTCTAGAACAGAGTCTTCACTTGTCTTCCTTAACAGATGTTGTTTCTTCTGCCGCTGGTGCCTTCTCTGTCGCAAGACCTTCCTCCTTAACGGCATCATCCTTCTTGTCTCCTGATTTTGCTGTCTCTTCTGCAATTTACAGAAAATGTTTCATTACTTCAAAATTCTGCATTTTGTTgaggaacaaagaaacacaaaaatctgCAAAATGTTTCCTAAGACAGAGTACTTGGCATATCATATGGAATATGAGATACTTCAATAACAAAGTCAATCAACTCTGGCGAAATGCTTTCATTTCAAGGAGGCTGTGACCAAACATAAACGAGAAAGATCTTCAAAAGTATTACCTTCATCATCACTGTCTTCAAACTCTTCCATGCCTCCCATACCACCCATGCCTCCCATTCCACCCATGCCTCCCATTCCACCGAGCCCTTCGAGTCCGCCCATTCCACCCATTCCACCCATTCCACCCATTAATTTCTGCACGAAGCAAGGATCAAGTATGAGGTCATTTCTCAGAGCTAGGTATATCTGAAGCACAAAATGAAGGACAATCAAAAGTTAGAAACAAACCGAGAAATCCATTCCTTCCATTCCTCCCATTCCACCCATTCCTCCCATTCCACCCATTCCTCCCATGCCGCCCATGCCTCCCATTCCTCCCATTCCTTCCATTCCTGCCATATCCATATCTGCGGCACCTAAACATaacatagaaaacaaataagttaACACATCCTGAACTTTATATAAAGTGCAGAGAGTGTACACAAGAACAGATAATATAAGCGTTAAGATGAATGCTAACCAGCACTGCCTTCATCGTCCTCATCAACCCACTTGTCCCAATCAACCTTGACATAGTGTGGGGGCTTCTTCACACGGAGTAGCTTATTCCACCTTTCCGGCTCTGCTTTCTCAATTATGCAGAATATGCTTCTCTCTCCAATGTTGATTTTGCTTTCCTAAAAGGGAAAAAGGTTAAAAGATTTAAGAACTAAACAGGTAACAAATGAAACAATAAGACCAAGTCAGCCTACAAATTCTCACCTCAACATTGACTTTATCGGCAAGTTCCAGTTTGAGCTCATAAACGTGGTTTTCTGGACCAACTTTCGCAGAGAAATCAAAGACTCCTTCTGGGTCTAGGTTAACCTTGGTATCCTTAGTATCAGCTAATACTACAGTGAGGAAAATCTTCTCGGTAGTCTCAGCCCACTTCACTTCAGGATGACGACTGTAAAATACATGAAAAGCAATCACCTTTTAGaccaaaaacataacaaaagagaaacaccCAAATGTGTATACAAAACCTAAGACACGAAACTGTCACTTGATTCTACACTGAAAACTGAAACTTCATTAACAGAAATATGTCTTCAATCACATTACTATCacaaacataaaccctaaaccctaaatccaacTGCTCTAAGATTCAGGTctaaacaagaagagattgatgCAGATATATTCAGAAACAATTGCTGGCTATAATGTACAGAGAAATTCCGGTACCCAACAcaataaaccctaaccccaatttaaaaccctaaaattttTTTCAGCAGTCATCAGGAATCCAATGAAAGCGTAGCACTAAATCAACCgattgaaaaaagaaaccaagatTCCCAGAGAAACCCATgagtaaaaatgaaaaattgaagtgaacaaagcaacaaaagCACGAAATGAATCTGAGAAGCACGATTTATCGAAGGGAAGAGTTTAGGTAAAGATCCctagagagaagagaaaaaggattTCTTATTTGTTACCTCATGTTTACTGGAAAACTGTTGAAGGAGAACCctagagagaagaggaaacacGAACGGTGACGCAAagattaggattttttttttacttggcTTGATCGAGAGAGAAAGACTTCTCCTTTAGTAGCTCCACATAGTTTGTGTTTATAGGGCTCGGAGCATTTATCCTCTACAAGCTAGTGTATCGTAGTTAGGTGGGTCACGAAGAATCAAACGGTGACGTTTACTGCGTTTTAGATGGAAGGATTtcattttagggtttaagacTTTTAAGTGGACTGTTCTCTTCTGATTCTGAAgcatctctcttttctttttctttttttagccaaaatttgagataatttttgaaatcaatGGAAAACCACAActgttaatttgttttttcacgAGAAGTAatcaaaggaaaatgaaattacCTGTTGTGACCAAAAAGATCATATAGACTAAGACAATTTACATTTACGATTGTAGTTATAACCGAGTGTTCCTCAATGTTAATCTTAAGGATTCTCACATCTAAATACGTTAAGACTTTTGAGTGTTCATGCCAATGAGATGgttgcatcatcatcatcatcatcattgacATTGTCGTCATCAGGTAATGTGAGTAAAGTTGTCAAGTCCACAAGATGACGCATTGTTGGTCGTCCGTGTGGGCAATTCCAAGGAGATTCGAGATCTGCCAAGTGTTCTACTATCTGACCAAAACCCAAATGACAAAAGCGTTAACATATGCAGAAGAATGTGTTTTACAATTCAAGTTGAATTTAATAGAGATGGATTCCATCGTTAGCTATCAAGGGACATTGTTGTTTATCTTAGGGTAAGCATTGGTTACCTTCTGCATTTCGTTTTTTCTGAGTGGATCTCCGATCATCACAGATGATCTGCATGCTCGGGATGCTAGCATTGCACGGACTCGTGATGGACAAATCGAATCTGTTTTGCTGGTTTTGTAGCTACTAGCAACCGAACATTCCCCATGGTTATCTCCTAGAGTTGAGATCAGGTCTTTAAGATCTGCCCAAAACAATAAAGTAAATATTAACATGTAATGCAAAAGACATTTGATGCAGCAGAGGTACAGAAAAACTACCTTCGACTCCAAAGGTGATATTCTTGCTATAAGGAATGGCTCGTAGTCTAAAGTGTTTTCCGGGAGGAGCACTTGGATTCTCCTCTAGAAGAAAGCCATTTTCCCTGGAAAGTTGTTACATTATTGAATCTCCAAACCGATAGcaagaataagaaaatgttacaaaagaaGTAATGGTGATCCTTCACCTGATAATATCCATGTGCATTAACACagttacttcttcttctggagAGAGTTCCAAGTTCAAAGGCCTGagtttaggaaaaaaatagataaatatgGGTAACATATAGAGTAGTGGAAAAGAGGTATTACTACTGGTTCAAGTATAGCTAAAGTAACATGGGACATAAAAGAATGCCGCCGGGGAATTTGATGTGAAAAAGTGAAAGCAGTGTaatgaaatcaagaatctAGATTGATCTCACAAAGAAACTCACTGGAGTAAGGGTTGCTGGTTCAGGACAGTTGACCTTGCTAAATGTTCGAAGTTGAATTTCTCATCAGCTGCATGCTGGCCATAAAATTCAATCACTAGTCTATaccatttcttcaaaaatcaGACTAGGGAAGAACTCTGAAATGATAGAAACTTCCATTTTCCACAACTCAACCAATAACTAAACAAATCGAAGGAGGAAAAAAGGGCTCTGGAAGCATGCATATATGAAGACTCACCTGATCCACAATGAACAGATCTCGCTCCAATTTTGCAATGATGAACCCAAGATTGAATTGCCCGAGTACCTATCACACAgaaaaaacagataaatatatttctcgACCGAGCCAGGATAGAGTagaatgaaatttttttaatctatcaATCTTTCGGTGCTCGCTTAGTCAAAAAGATAGCAACCTGCATTCTCCTGAAATCCTCTTTTCGAAAAAGCCTTTCCAGCTCAGAAGTAGCTGCAGCTAAAGCCCTTGCTTTTCGCTCTTCATCATCCGGTTGAGATAACTCTAATGTTGCAGCGGCAAAGCACCTGTAGACGTAGTTGTCATTTTAAAGAATCCCATTTCTCTAAATGCAAATAGAAACACActacacaaaagaagaaggaaagaaatcTTACTTTTTAGGCTGTGGCGTATTCATACATTTAGATACATAACCTGTGGACTGCAATCTCGACAGCCTCTCTAACCTCCTTGTCCTGAGGTTTTGGAAACTAAATTCTAATGTGGAAAACATTTTAGGACCGGTTGACTGAGCTGGGGAATCCAGCACTGTGGCCACAGATCGCAGTGGCTGACTGCACCGTGGATTGTCCTCTGAAACCCTTTCCACATCCCCCTTGGTGAGTGTGTTATCTGATGTTGGTTCTTCAAACCTTATAGGCTTTTCATGTTCCTGTAGATGATATAGTGGTTGAATAACAGTAATTTTAGGAGATAaactaacaaaagaaatagCCACAAACAATTAGCATCCTACTAAGACATTTTTTTAACTACAATAGCCTACTTACTCTCTCATGTCTTTCAACATTATCAGCTTGTGTTCCAGGAGAAATCCGATTGCCTAGTTCAGAATCTCTTTCGCTTGGTGTCATATCTTCCTTTGAGATGACCATATCATCAAGTTGATCGCCTTCCACGAGACACCTTGAAGCTAAGGCACGAACTTCAAATTTGCTTTTCTCCACACGATAACTAGAAGTTTGGTTTCTGAGGACAGGTGTTTCAGAGAGGATGGTGcttatgttttcatgttttctttttcccatGGTAACAAAAGTATTCAAAGTTGACTGGGCAAAGCTAGAGCGGCTGCTCAAGTCTTTACTTGCATCAGTAACTTTCTCAGTCACATTTAACTGAGGCAAACCTTTGCTAGGTGTCTTGTCAAGGTGAGTTACATCATGGACTGATAAAGAACCTTCCCCTTTCTTCGTCCCACATGCCTTGATCTCAAACTTAAACTTCTCCATTGGCGAACTATTATCAATTTCAACCTCCCTTAAGGAtggattttctttctcaatagCTTCCCCTAGTCTTGTTTTAGAACTGACATCCAGAACTATCCCTTCTgacaaaagatttgatttcttctgaAACGACGAAACTCCAGCCTTATCTGGTTGCTCCGAATTCTCCTCGAACCTATTAACAATATAAGACGCATTACTGGAGGAATATATCTCGTTCAGACCTTCCCTCAAAGAACCGATAACAGAAGTCTCGTCAGAAAAGAACACCTTTCTTTTATCGGGCGTGACATTCAAATCACATGCTCCACCAGGCACAATAAAATCCAGAATGGTAACTGGATATTTCCGAGAACTTGTATCTTTATATAACTCATTCACCAACTTGCTGACTTTTGGCATATCTACAGGCCGACCATTTATAAAGAAATACTGTCGATCTGCTAAATTGCGTCCAGTACCCTGTCCAGGCTTGGAAAGAAACCCTTCAACTCTACAATCTTCTGATACACATATACTTACAGGCTGTAGACTTGTAAAGGTACTAATGCCGAAAACTGTTATGATATTATCTTTAAGTGAACCCCTCCCTTGTGTGTTCAGCACAACAGACTTTGGGTTTTTCCCAGTCGTGTTAGAGCAGACAAACCGCACTCCTTTCGCAATAAGCGCATATGCCTACACAAAGGAAATACATGAGGAAAATCATTGACGAAGTCATTGATCATCACTGAAACAGGGATTGAGCAGAATTCATAAGCTGATTACAGCACAAGAAACTGAACTTAAAACAGTCTACATAGTAAACACAATTCCGCCACCACAAAGATAACTTGagttaaaaaaacatcaacTAGAATCATGCCAAGAAAACTGATCACACATCCACcttgaagataaaaaaaacaaaacttttgaaacTCAATGTAAGAATATCAAACAGTAGAAATTCAGTGACCATTGAACTACTcaggaaggaaaaaaactatatgatcAAGACAAGTGTGAATATCAAAGAAGTTAGTAAGAAAGAAACTCACGTTCAATAAAGATACAAGCTTCCCATATTCTTTGCGTATATTCCGCTTAAACTCTTTGCTTCGTACAGGTAAATTAGAGAACAACTTCCTAACAGTGACAGTGGTACCAATTTGGCGAGCAGTCTTCTTTTCAGCAGTAAGCAAACCAGAATGATCAAACGTCAAGAGCGTAGCAACTGGCTcattctttgttcttgtttccACAGTGAGATTTCCCAATGCACAGAGAGAGCTCAAGGCTTCTCCTCTAAAACCATAAGTAGTCAAATTCAAAAGATCTGTGAAATCCTCTAATTTAGAAGTATGATGCTTAAGTGCAAGAACCTGTAAACCCACACACATAGAGAAAAACCTACTTCAATAGGGCAAAAATCAGAATCCCAAACATCAAAAGTTCTTCGGAGAATTTGGACACAAACCTTGAAATTGGTTGGGGAAATGCCACAACCATTGTCAATGACCTGAAAATAGTCTTCGCCGTAGTCTCGGAGGTTAATCTCTATACTGGTGGCGCCGGCGTCGAGACTATTCTCGACAAGCTCCTTGACGGCCGAAGAGAGGTCTAAGATGACTTGACCGGAACAGATTCTGTGAATTA includes:
- the PMS1 gene encoding DNA mismatch repair protein (POSTMEIOTIC SEGREGATION 1 (PMS1); FUNCTIONS IN: mismatched DNA binding, ATP binding; INVOLVED IN: mismatch repair, fruit development, seed development, DNA recombination, pollen development; LOCATED IN: nucleus; EXPRESSED IN: 17 plant structures; EXPRESSED DURING: 9 growth stages; CONTAINS InterPro DOMAIN/s: DNA mismatch repair, conserved site (InterPro:IPR014762), ATPase-like, ATP-binding domain (InterPro:IPR003594), DNA mismatch repair protein, C-terminal (InterPro:IPR013507), MutL, C-terminal, dimerisation (InterPro:IPR014790), DNA mismatch repair protein, N-terminal (InterPro:IPR014763), Ribosomal protein S5 domain 2-type fold (InterPro:IPR020568), DNA mismatch repair protein (InterPro:IPR002099), Post Meiotic Segregation 2 (InterPro:IPR015434), Ribosomal protein S5 domain 2-type fold, subgroup (InterPro:IPR014721); BEST Arabidopsis thaliana protein match is: MUTL-homologue 1 (TAIR:AT4G09140.1); Has 10471 Blast hits to 7086 proteins in 2377 species: Archae - 138; Bacteria - 7516; Metazoa - 568; Fungi - 666; Plants - 148; Viruses - 0; Other Eukaryotes - 1435 (source: NCBI BLink).), producing the protein MQGDSSPSPTTTSSPLIRPINRNVIHRICSGQVILDLSSAVKELVENSLDAGATSIEINLRDYGEDYFQVIDNGCGISPTNFKVLALKHHTSKLEDFTDLLNLTTYGFRGEALSSLCALGNLTVETRTKNEPVATLLTFDHSGLLTAEKKTARQIGTTVTVRKLFSNLPVRSKEFKRNIRKEYGKLVSLLNAYALIAKGVRFVCSNTTGKNPKSVVLNTQGRGSLKDNIITVFGISTFTSLQPVSICVSEDCRVEGFLSKPGQGTGRNLADRQYFFINGRPVDMPKVSKLVNELYKDTSSRKYPVTILDFIVPGGACDLNVTPDKRKVFFSDETSVIGSLREGLNEIYSSSNASYIVNRFEENSEQPDKAGVSSFQKKSNLLSEGIVLDVSSKTRLGEAIEKENPSLREVEIDNSSPMEKFKFEIKACGTKKGEGSLSVHDVTHLDKTPSKGLPQLNVTEKVTDASKDLSSRSSFAQSTLNTFVTMGKRKHENISTILSETPVLRNQTSSYRVEKSKFEVRALASRCLVEGDQLDDMVISKEDMTPSERDSELGNRISPGTQADNVERHEREHEKPIRFEEPTSDNTLTKGDVERVSEDNPRCSQPLRSVATVLDSPAQSTGPKMFSTLEFSFQNLRTRRLERLSRLQSTGYVSKCMNTPQPKKCFAAATLELSQPDDEERKARALAAATSELERLFRKEDFRRMQVLGQFNLGFIIAKLERDLFIVDQHAADEKFNFEHLARSTVLNQQPLLQPLNLELSPEEEVTVLMHMDIIRENGFLLEENPSAPPGKHFRLRAIPYSKNITFGVEDLKDLISTLGDNHGECSVASSYKTSKTDSICPSRVRAMLASRACRSSVMIGDPLRKNEMQKIVEHLADLESPWNCPHGRPTMRHLVDLTTLLTLPDDDNVNDDDDDDATISLA
- the PMS1 gene encoding DNA mismatch repair protein codes for the protein MVVAFPQPISRGEALSSLCALGNLTVETRTKNEPVATLLTFDHSGLLTAEKKTARQIGTTVTVRKLFSNLPVRSKEFKRNIRKEYGKLVSLLNAYALIAKGVRFVCSNTTGKNPKSVVLNTQGRGSLKDNIITVFGISTFTSLQPVSICVSEDCRVEGFLSKPGQGTGRNLADRQYFFINGRPVDMPKVSKLVNELYKDTSSRKYPVTILDFIVPGGACDLNVTPDKRKVFFSDETSVIGSLREGLNEIYSSSNASYIVNRFEENSEQPDKAGVSSFQKKSNLLSEGIVLDVSSKTRLGEAIEKENPSLREVEIDNSSPMEKFKFEIKACGTKKGEGSLSVHDVTHLDKTPSKGLPQLNVTEKVTDASKDLSSRSSFAQSTLNTFVTMGKRKHENISTILSETPVLRNQTSSYRVEKSKFEVRALASRCLVEGDQLDDMVISKEDMTPSERDSELGNRISPGTQADNVERHEREHEKPIRFEEPTSDNTLTKGDVERVSEDNPRCSQPLRSVATVLDSPAQSTGPKMFSTLEFSFQNLRTRRLERLSRLQSTGYVSKCMNTPQPKKCFAAATLELSQPDDEERKARALAAATSELERLFRKEDFRRMQVLGQFNLGFIIAKLERDLFIVDQHAADEKFNFEHLARSTVLNQQPLLQPLNLELSPEEEVTVLMHMDIIRENGFLLEENPSAPPGKHFRLRAIPYSKNITFGVEDLKDLISTLGDNHGECSVASSYKTSKTDSICPSRVRAMLASRACRSSVMIGDPLRKNEMQKIVEHLADLESPWNCPHGRPTMRHLVDLTTLLTLPDDDNVNDDDDDDATISLA